The region GCGGGAGTGTGAGAATTGGAGAACATGTGCAATGCCAAGAGGCGACCGTTCGCGGCCATGGGGAGGTGAAAGGCTCATGGACGGCGGAGACGGTTCGCGTCCATGGCGAGCTCACCATCGGCGGCGATTGTTCGGCTGAACGGATGGAGGTCGAAGGTCATTTCACGGTCGGCGGGCTGTTGAATGCCGGCTATATCGAAGTGAAGTTGCTTGGCCCGAGCCGCGCTAAGGAGATCGGCGGGGAAACGATTGTCATTAAGCGGCAAGGAAGCTCGTTGTTGAAAAAATGGTTTTTTCCAGCAGAGTTGACCGTCGATGTCATTGAAGGGGATTCCGTTCATCTTGAACATACAACCGCGAAAATGGTACGCGGCAATCGCGTGATGATCGGGCCAGGGTGCCGCATCGAGCGGGTCGAGTATCGGGATGCGTTGGAATGCGATGAAGAGGCGAAAATTGGAACGGTAGAGAAAGGGTGAGAACGATGGCGGAGAGAAATTTGACGATTAACGGATCGGCGCTTTCAGGCGGCGGCACGTTCCATCACGTCACGATTCGCGGTGATGTGACGATTCGGGGTGACATCGAA is a window of Geobacillus kaustophilus DNA encoding:
- a CDS encoding polymer-forming cytoskeletal protein — encoded protein: MERRDLVIAGTGHASGGLYNLVKLSGNGKLYGDIDCLELQVQGNAAVEGSVKANMVHIAGKGHVAGGMECEWMKVSGSVRIGEHVQCQEATVRGHGEVKGSWTAETVRVHGELTIGGDCSAERMEVEGHFTVGGLLNAGYIEVKLLGPSRAKEIGGETIVIKRQGSSLLKKWFFPAELTVDVIEGDSVHLEHTTAKMVRGNRVMIGPGCRIERVEYRDALECDEEAKIGTVEKG